A segment of the Actinomycetota bacterium genome:
ACGCCGACGAACATCTCGACAAAATCTGAGCCGCTTATCGAGAAGAAGGGAACTTCGGCCTCACCGGCCACGGCCCGAGCCAGCAGCGTCTTTCCCGTTCCGGGCGGTCCAAAGAGCAGGACGCCCTTGGGAATCTTGGCCCCCATAGCGTGGAATTTGCCCGGCGCCTCCAGATACTCCTTGATCTCCTGCAATTCCTCGATGGCTTCATCGAGACCGGCCACATCCTTGAAGGTGACCTTGTTGTGCTCTTGGGTGAGTCTCTTTGCCCGGCTCTTGCCAAACGACATCACTCGGCTGCCACCCCCCTGCATCTGGTTGATCATGAATATCCAGACCCCGATTATCAGAATGAAGGGCAGAAGGTTTATCAGTATGAGCAGCCAAGTCGATTCCCTCTGGGGATCGACCTTGAAGGAGACCCCAGCCTCCTCAAGCCTGGCCGCAATATTATAATTCTCCTCATAATTCACCGTGAACTCTTTGCCATCTGTAAGCTTGCCTTGGATCACCTTGTCTTTGTTCTTTATCAAGACGGTATCTATCTCGCCGGCCGTGAGCTTGGCCGTGAAATCATTGAAGGCGAGATCGGTCGGCTTGGGCTGCGTGCCCATAAAGCTCTGGATCATAAATAGGACCAAAATAAGGATGAGGAAATAGAAGCCTGCACTTCTGATTATCCTGTTCAATCTATGCACTCCCTTTTTAAGTGGATTCTAGCGTAAAAAGACATGTTAACATATCCTTTGACTTGGGGCAATTTGACCTAGTCTTGCTCGCTCAGGCTCGGCTTCAAGAGGCGTATATCTCTAAGATTTCTATACTTCTCGTCGAAATCTAGACCATAGCCGACAATGAATTTATCGGGCACTTCAAAACCGCAGTAATCAATATCTATCGATGCCTTCCTTTCGACATCCTTCCTGAGCAGGGCGCAGATCTTCAGGCTAGCCGGCTTCCTCGAGAGCAGATTCCTTATCAGATACTTCAAGGTGAGGCCGCTATCTATGATGTCTTCGACTATCAAAACATCCTTGCCCTTAATATCGACGTCTATATCTTTGAGTATCCTGACCACCCCGGACGTCTTGGTTGACGATCCGTAACTGGAGACGGCCATGAAATCTATCTGAAGAGGGATGTCTATCTTGCGCACCAGATCTCCAATGAAGATGACGGCTCCCCTTAGGATGCCGACGAGCAGGAGATCTTTTTCCTTATAATCACCGGTTATCTTCTCCGCGAGCTCTTCTATCCGGCCCTCTATTTCATCGGCCGTTATTAATATCTCGCCTACCTCAGCCAGCATTCTGTCTTCCGCCCTTTTGTCCCTTTGGGATCGCCTCTATCCTTAGCATTCTCTTCGTATTATCGGTAATTTTGAAACGATCGTCCAACCGGAGGCCCACCACCCAGATTATCTCTCCGCCCGAAGTGACTATGGGAACCCTATCCCTTAAACGTCTGGCCAATTTGATATCGACGAAAAAGTCGGAAAGCTTCTTGAAGCCGGCCATGTTCAGAGGCCTGAACCTATCTCCAAAACGCCAATTCCTGATGACGAGGCTTTTCTCCAACAGGTCGGCGTCGAGGTGGGCCAAGGGGATCTCGCTTTTGGCCTTGCTCTCCTCTCTTGCGACGGCAAGTAGAGAAAGTGAGCCCTTGGCAAACTCAATTATACTACTCTTAAACTCAAAGTCTAAACCGGTGGCCAGAGCGCCATCCTCGGCTTTCAGCTCAAACTCCACTTTCTCTGCCGGGGCAAGAAGTCCTTTCTCGATTATGATGAGGTTTTCGCCCTCTTTCATGATGACCACGCCCCACGGAAGATCTCTTCTTAAAATCCCTTCCTTTAAATCAAACATCCCTTCGATGTGATCCTTTTCGATGGCTTTAAGATCGCCTTTGACCAGTTCGACGGCTAGGCGGATCACCCTCGAGCGGATTGGCTTTTTGAGCTCTTTAGCGGCGGCAAAGGGAAGTGCCGCCATCCCCTCGCTTAAAACTGCAAGCCTTTCGAACTCGATTTTAGCCAGTTCAGAAAGGAGGGCTTCGTCGCCCATGATGACCTCGATGTTGCCCAAAATCACCTCTTTTAGATTGGGATTATACGTCTCAAGAAGGGGGATCAGTTCGGCCCGCACCCGGTTCCTCAAGAAAGTCTGATCCAGATTGGAGAGGTCGAGCCTAAACCTTAATCCCCTCTCCTTAGCATAAGCCTCTATATCTCTCCTTAAGATTTCGATGAGGGGACGGATAAATATTCCCCGCTTAGGACCGATCGAGGAGAGCCCTTTAAGGCCGCTTCCCCGAATCAGGTTGATGAAGAAGGTCTCCACCCGGTCGTCGGCGCTGTGACCCAAGGCCACCTTTTGAGCGCCCATCTTCTGGGCCGCCTTGGTCATGAAATTATAGCGGACCTCCCTTGCCGCCTCCTCGATGGAGAGGCCCCTCTCTTTGGCAAAGGCGGCAACGTCGAACTCGCACGTCTCAATGGCAAGCCCCTTTCCCTTGGCTAAATCTTGGACAAACTTGGCATCGGCCTTTGATTCCTCCCCCCGCAGCATATGATC
Coding sequences within it:
- the tilS gene encoding tRNA lysidine(34) synthetase TilS produces the protein MKSLQSSLKDKVFLTIERFEMILPGDLVMVAVSGGVDSVVLLNILLELKADLGIELCLFHLDHMLRGEESKADAKFVQDLAKGKGLAIETCEFDVAAFAKERGLSIEEAAREVRYNFMTKAAQKMGAQKVALGHSADDRVETFFINLIRGSGLKGLSSIGPKRGIFIRPLIEILRRDIEAYAKERGLRFRLDLSNLDQTFLRNRVRAELIPLLETYNPNLKEVILGNIEVIMGDEALLSELAKIEFERLAVLSEGMAALPFAAAKELKKPIRSRVIRLAVELVKGDLKAIEKDHIEGMFDLKEGILRRDLPWGVVIMKEGENLIIIEKGLLAPAEKVEFELKAEDGALATGLDFEFKSSIIEFAKGSLSLLAVAREESKAKSEIPLAHLDADLLEKSLVIRNWRFGDRFRPLNMAGFKKLSDFFVDIKLARRLRDRVPIVTSGGEIIWVVGLRLDDRFKITDNTKRMLRIEAIPKGQKGGRQNAG
- the hpt gene encoding hypoxanthine phosphoribosyltransferase, whose product is MLAEVGEILITADEIEGRIEELAEKITGDYKEKDLLLVGILRGAVIFIGDLVRKIDIPLQIDFMAVSSYGSSTKTSGVVRILKDIDVDIKGKDVLIVEDIIDSGLTLKYLIRNLLSRKPASLKICALLRKDVERKASIDIDYCGFEVPDKFIVGYGLDFDEKYRNLRDIRLLKPSLSEQD